In Pseudonocardia sp. EC080619-01, the following proteins share a genomic window:
- a CDS encoding ABC transporter substrate-binding protein, translating to MSPVDRRTLLRAAAGAGAVAAVGGGVAGIADLATAGRSTARTGTGLRIGYLPITDASPLLVAHAQGRFAAAGLEAQRPVLFRGWESLAQAFLADEVDVVHLLMPFAVQLRYALGARIRMIAWGHTNGSALTVAPRVGELAELAGQQVAIPFWWSIHNVMLQRMLRGAGLRPVVREQPSARDGTVGLVVLSPADMLPALDTGRVAGYIVADPFNAAAEIRKVGRIARFVGDSWRRHACCVVVVRQGLVDTDPAAVQGITDAVTGAQRWIDGARAEAASVLSTGRYLPQPLPAITRALDQPARSPLRPDWHGERIGFEPFPFPGYTQKLVETMRETVVDGDTSFLDGLDPAAVHADLTDDRFVRRSIDAHGGPAAFGLPASLTRTEDVTAV from the coding sequence GTGAGCCCGGTCGACCGGCGCACGCTGCTGCGCGCCGCCGCGGGAGCGGGTGCGGTCGCCGCGGTCGGCGGCGGGGTCGCCGGGATCGCCGACCTCGCCACGGCGGGCCGCAGCACCGCCCGCACCGGCACCGGTCTGCGCATCGGGTACCTGCCGATCACCGACGCGTCGCCCCTGCTGGTCGCGCACGCCCAGGGCCGGTTCGCCGCGGCGGGCCTGGAGGCACAGCGGCCCGTGCTGTTCCGCGGCTGGGAGTCGCTCGCCCAGGCTTTCCTCGCCGACGAGGTCGACGTGGTGCACCTGCTCATGCCGTTCGCGGTGCAGCTGCGCTACGCGCTCGGTGCGCGGATCCGGATGATCGCCTGGGGCCACACCAACGGCTCGGCGCTCACGGTCGCTCCCCGGGTCGGCGAGCTCGCCGAGCTCGCGGGGCAGCAGGTCGCGATCCCGTTCTGGTGGTCGATCCACAACGTGATGCTGCAGCGGATGCTGCGCGGCGCCGGGCTGCGGCCCGTGGTGCGTGAGCAGCCCTCGGCCCGCGACGGGACGGTCGGGCTGGTCGTTCTCAGCCCCGCCGACATGCTCCCCGCGCTCGACACCGGGCGGGTCGCCGGGTACATCGTCGCCGACCCGTTCAACGCGGCCGCCGAGATCCGGAAGGTCGGCCGGATCGCCCGGTTCGTCGGCGACAGCTGGCGCCGGCACGCCTGCTGCGTGGTCGTCGTCCGGCAGGGGCTCGTCGACACCGATCCCGCTGCGGTGCAGGGCATCACCGACGCGGTCACCGGGGCCCAGCGGTGGATCGACGGCGCCCGCGCCGAGGCCGCGTCGGTGCTGTCGACCGGCCGCTACCTGCCCCAGCCCCTCCCCGCGATCACCCGCGCACTGGACCAGCCCGCCCGGTCGCCGCTGCGGCCGGACTGGCACGGCGAGCGGATCGGCTTCGAGCCGTTCCCGTTCCCCGGCTACACGCAGAAGCTGGTCGAGACGATGCGCGAGACCGTCGTCGACGGCGACACCTCGTTCCTGGACGGGCTCGACCCTGCCGCGGTCCACGCGGACCTGACCGACGACCGCTTCGTCCGCCGCAGCATCGACGCCCACGGTGGGCCGGCCGCGTTCGGCCTGCCCGCCTCGCTCACCCGCACCGAGGACGTGACCGCCGTATGA
- a CDS encoding LLM class flavin-dependent oxidoreductase, with amino-acid sequence MHLAAFLNAGPQGTVGWRHPDSTTSFLRAEHYLRVARLLEEARFDFAFVPDSLAVPRSLGGSFDPAVRYGTGTPRLSPVPVLAMMAAVTEHLGLAATGSTGWSQPYPVAREFATLDHLTGGRAAWNVVTSFQDAEARNHGADALPPRAERYARAEEFLQVVTGLWDGWADDAVLEPLGDKESGIFGRPDRVRALDHDGEWFQVQGPLGVPRSPQGRPLIIQAGASPAGRDFAARWADVIFCSHESLDSAVGFYGDLKKRVAAQHRDPDQVRILPAATTVVGRTDAGARAAHEAFTGLVHPEAGLSRLAYHVNVDLTRYDLDGPLPPLSEVGVEGHYREVVEFAEREGLSIREIGRWYGARTEGDMVGSAATIADTMEQWLEAGAADGFMIQATHVPGAFTEFASSVVPELRRRGLLRSEYSGATLRENLGLHRPERRPA; translated from the coding sequence ATGCATCTCGCAGCGTTCCTCAATGCCGGTCCGCAGGGCACCGTCGGCTGGCGGCACCCGGACAGCACCACCTCGTTTCTGCGGGCTGAGCACTACCTGCGCGTCGCCCGGCTGCTCGAGGAGGCGCGTTTCGACTTCGCGTTCGTCCCGGACTCTCTGGCGGTCCCGCGCAGCCTGGGCGGCTCGTTCGATCCGGCGGTCCGGTACGGCACCGGGACCCCGCGGCTCTCACCGGTTCCGGTGCTGGCGATGATGGCGGCGGTCACCGAGCATCTGGGGCTGGCTGCGACCGGCTCCACCGGGTGGTCGCAGCCTTATCCGGTGGCCCGGGAGTTCGCCACGCTGGACCACCTCACCGGTGGTCGTGCGGCGTGGAACGTGGTCACCAGCTTCCAGGACGCCGAGGCGCGCAACCACGGCGCGGACGCTCTGCCGCCCCGGGCCGAGCGCTATGCCCGCGCCGAGGAGTTCCTGCAGGTCGTCACCGGTCTGTGGGACGGCTGGGCCGACGACGCCGTCCTGGAACCGTTGGGCGACAAGGAGTCCGGGATCTTCGGCCGCCCCGATCGGGTGCGGGCGCTGGATCACGACGGCGAGTGGTTCCAGGTGCAGGGGCCGCTGGGTGTGCCGCGCAGCCCGCAGGGCCGTCCGCTGATCATCCAGGCGGGGGCGTCGCCGGCAGGGCGGGACTTCGCCGCCCGCTGGGCCGATGTGATCTTCTGCAGCCACGAGTCGCTGGACTCGGCCGTCGGCTTCTACGGCGACCTCAAGAAGCGCGTCGCCGCCCAGCACCGCGACCCGGACCAGGTGCGGATCCTGCCGGCCGCCACGACGGTCGTGGGCCGCACCGACGCGGGGGCGCGGGCCGCGCACGAGGCGTTCACCGGTCTCGTCCATCCCGAGGCGGGCCTGTCCCGGCTGGCGTATCACGTGAACGTCGACCTGACCCGCTACGACCTGGACGGTCCGCTGCCCCCGCTCTCGGAGGTCGGCGTCGAGGGCCACTACCGCGAGGTCGTCGAGTTCGCCGAACGGGAGGGACTGTCGATCCGCGAGATCGGCCGCTGGTACGGCGCCCGCACCGAGGGGGACATGGTCGGTTCCGCGGCGACGATCGCCGACACCATGGAGCAGTGGCTCGAGGCGGGCGCCGCGGACGGGTTCATGATCCAGGCGACGCACGTGCCGGGCGCGTTCACCGAGTTCGCATCATCGGTGGTTCCCGAGTTGCGACGCCGCGGACTCCTCCGATCCGAGTACAGCGGCGCCACGCTGCGCGAGAACCTGGGCCTTCATCGGCCGGAGCGGCGGCCCGCGTGA
- a CDS encoding GntR family transcriptional regulator has translation MGAEDRARQGNARDRVYGELRHRLLRGHYGADSALVPGTLSTEFSVSRTPVREALGLLAQDGLLVATHHGFLPHRRSPEELLEIFETRALLDAGAAEAATHRRTPLDLARLDEATARARGATDPAAVRRALNAWHEVLRSAGRNDTLAALIGRLEAQIKMHAPWRAEPSAAAFTDALDQHDAITAAVRDGDAATARARMLAHLAEDHDVRIRQLIATAHG, from the coding sequence GTGGGCGCCGAGGACCGAGCACGGCAGGGCAACGCGCGGGACCGCGTGTACGGCGAGTTGCGCCACCGCCTGCTGCGCGGGCACTACGGCGCCGACAGCGCGCTCGTGCCCGGAACGCTCAGCACGGAGTTCTCCGTCTCCCGCACCCCGGTCCGGGAGGCGCTGGGCCTGCTCGCCCAGGACGGGCTGCTGGTCGCCACCCACCACGGCTTCCTGCCGCACCGGCGCAGCCCCGAGGAGCTGCTGGAGATTTTCGAGACGCGCGCGCTGCTCGACGCCGGCGCGGCCGAGGCCGCCACGCACCGGCGGACACCGCTCGACCTGGCCCGCCTCGACGAGGCCACCGCACGCGCCCGCGGCGCCACCGACCCCGCCGCGGTGCGTCGCGCGCTCAACGCGTGGCACGAGGTCCTGCGGTCGGCGGGGCGCAACGACACGCTCGCCGCACTGATCGGTCGTCTCGAGGCCCAGATCAAGATGCACGCGCCCTGGCGCGCCGAGCCCTCCGCCGCGGCGTTCACCGACGCACTCGACCAGCACGACGCGATCACCGCCGCAGTCCGCGACGGCGACGCCGCGACCGCGCGGGCCCGGATGCTCGCCCACCTGGCCGAGGACCACGACGTGCGGATCCGCCAGCTGATCGCCACAGCACACGGCTGA
- a CDS encoding DUF4242 domain-containing protein, protein MSLFLLEFVPATAGRPAVDALLPAVDRAATAAGGTLIESQVTGAHDRVFAVVEAPDAGVLAGRFDGLPGVAGSAGPDEVRLVGADLGALKAARPRAGYLVEWDLPDGLDMDTYLARKEAKAPRYADVPEVSFLRTYVREDMAKCLCFYDAPGEEDVVRGRKAVDTPIDRLHTLAGEDR, encoded by the coding sequence ATGTCGCTGTTCCTGCTCGAGTTCGTCCCCGCCACCGCCGGTCGTCCCGCGGTCGACGCGCTGCTCCCGGCCGTCGACCGGGCCGCCACGGCCGCCGGCGGCACCCTGATCGAGTCCCAGGTGACGGGTGCGCACGACCGCGTGTTCGCCGTCGTCGAGGCACCGGACGCCGGGGTGCTGGCGGGCCGGTTCGACGGCCTCCCCGGCGTCGCCGGCTCCGCGGGGCCGGACGAGGTCCGCCTGGTCGGCGCCGACCTCGGGGCCCTGAAGGCCGCCCGCCCGCGTGCGGGCTACCTCGTCGAGTGGGACCTGCCCGACGGCCTCGACATGGACACCTACCTCGCCCGGAAGGAGGCGAAGGCGCCGCGCTACGCCGACGTCCCCGAGGTCAGCTTCCTGCGCACCTACGTCCGCGAGGACATGGCGAAGTGTCTGTGCTTCTACGACGCCCCCGGCGAGGAGGACGTCGTGCGGGGCCGCAAGGCCGTCGACACCCCGATCGACCGGCTGCACACCCTGGCTGGGGAGGACCGGTGA
- a CDS encoding ABC transporter substrate-binding protein, whose product MRIRPTVAAIATALVALLSLSACAIGPAGQEAGKPTIRIAYQSFPSGDLVAKHNRWLEEALPDWNVQWTKFDSGADINTAFVAGELDFGAIGSSPVARGLSAPLDIPYQVAFVLDVAGDNEALVARNGTGVTDVAGLRGKRVATAFASTSHYSLLAALERGGLTPSDVGLVDLQPQAALAAWERGDVDAVYTWLPTLDELRKTGTTLVTSRELATAGKPTLDLGVVSRPFAEQHPDVVDAWRQVEARALETVRADPQAAAQAVAAEIGTTPQDAASQLEQGVFLSEQELTSAEWLGVDGQPGNLAQNLQSAAQFLAEQKQIPAAPDLATFQDAIYTKGLPDVLAAG is encoded by the coding sequence ATGAGGATCCGTCCGACCGTGGCGGCGATCGCCACCGCGCTGGTCGCGTTGCTGTCCCTGTCCGCGTGCGCCATCGGCCCCGCCGGGCAGGAGGCGGGGAAGCCGACCATCCGTATCGCCTACCAGAGCTTCCCCAGCGGTGACCTCGTCGCGAAGCACAACCGCTGGCTGGAGGAGGCACTCCCGGACTGGAACGTGCAGTGGACGAAGTTCGACTCCGGGGCGGACATCAACACCGCCTTCGTCGCCGGGGAGCTCGACTTCGGCGCGATCGGCTCCAGCCCGGTCGCGCGCGGCCTGTCCGCACCGCTGGACATCCCGTACCAGGTCGCGTTCGTGCTCGACGTCGCCGGCGACAACGAGGCCCTCGTGGCCCGCAACGGCACCGGCGTCACCGACGTCGCGGGACTGCGCGGCAAGCGGGTCGCCACCGCGTTCGCCTCCACCTCGCACTACAGCCTGCTCGCCGCTCTGGAGCGGGGCGGTCTGACGCCCTCCGACGTGGGGCTGGTCGATCTGCAGCCGCAGGCCGCGCTGGCCGCGTGGGAGCGCGGCGACGTCGACGCCGTCTACACCTGGCTGCCGACCCTCGACGAGCTGCGGAAGACGGGCACGACACTGGTCACCAGCCGCGAGCTCGCCACCGCGGGCAAGCCGACGCTCGACCTCGGCGTGGTGTCCCGGCCGTTCGCCGAGCAGCACCCGGACGTCGTCGACGCCTGGCGCCAGGTCGAGGCCCGGGCGCTGGAGACCGTCCGCGCCGACCCGCAGGCCGCCGCGCAGGCGGTCGCGGCCGAGATCGGCACCACCCCGCAGGACGCCGCGTCCCAGCTGGAGCAGGGGGTGTTCCTGTCCGAGCAGGAGCTCACCTCCGCCGAGTGGCTGGGCGTCGACGGGCAGCCGGGGAACCTCGCCCAGAACCTGCAGAGCGCGGCGCAGTTCCTCGCCGAGCAGAAGCAGATCCCGGCCGCACCGGATCTGGCGACGTTCCAGGACGCGATCTACACGAAGGGGCTCCCGGATGTCCTCGCCGCAGGCTGA
- a CDS encoding TetR/AcrR family transcriptional regulator, whose translation MPISTAAGPAERLLDAAGRLFDREGIRAVGIDRVIAEAGVARASLYQHFGSKDALVTAYLGRADHADAERYRRAVRGLADDPAARIGAAFDVAASTARRRDYRGCRYLNAATEFPEPGSPVAGVVAGHRARQRAAFREALVQLGHPDPDETAARIQLVYDGGLAGSKAERGVDPIRRAAALAAALADPS comes from the coding sequence GTGCCGATCTCCACCGCAGCCGGGCCCGCCGAACGCCTGCTCGACGCGGCCGGGCGGCTCTTCGACCGCGAGGGCATCCGCGCCGTGGGCATCGACCGGGTCATCGCCGAGGCCGGTGTCGCGCGGGCCAGCCTCTACCAGCATTTCGGGTCGAAGGACGCCCTGGTCACCGCCTACCTCGGGCGCGCCGACCACGCCGACGCCGAGCGCTACCGGCGGGCCGTGCGCGGCCTCGCCGACGACCCGGCGGCCCGCATCGGCGCCGCGTTCGACGTCGCCGCCTCGACCGCGCGCCGGCGGGACTACCGCGGCTGCCGCTACCTCAACGCCGCCACCGAGTTCCCGGAACCCGGCTCGCCGGTCGCCGGCGTGGTCGCCGGTCACCGGGCACGCCAGCGCGCCGCCTTCCGTGAGGCGCTCGTCCAGCTCGGACATCCGGACCCGGACGAGACGGCGGCCCGGATCCAGCTCGTCTACGACGGGGGCCTCGCCGGGTCCAAGGCGGAGCGCGGTGTCGACCCGATCCGGCGCGCCGCCGCGCTCGCCGCAGCACTGGCCGACCCGTCCTGA
- a CDS encoding acyl-CoA dehydrogenase family protein, which translates to MADTGVDTWFREAAGPVDRGEDDVRTGLRRLGDADLLAPPGSGAAHAVTLVERIAGECMSSAFATWAQRMAFEYLTRAARPDGTLLDGVRRGTTIGATAMAPALRDLAGLEPVPVVATPAPDGGLVLDGPIRWASNLFDDAVVVLPVRLGPGDDRAVVRISTADAGVHRAPRPVLLALNGTGSTSVRLDGVRVPPEAVLATDLPAFVGAIRPTFLLVQSAFCSGLATRSAGAAVEAATGVSAPLAPDAAAVADRAADVHGRLHTLAADPSAAGPAELLRLRLDAATTATDATRIESVVRGGAGYVAGSDVARRLREGAFLPVQAPTEGHLRWELSRLR; encoded by the coding sequence GTGGCAGACACCGGAGTCGACACCTGGTTCCGGGAGGCGGCGGGGCCGGTCGACCGCGGCGAGGACGACGTCCGCACCGGCCTGCGCCGGCTCGGCGACGCCGACCTCCTCGCGCCACCCGGGTCCGGCGCCGCGCACGCGGTGACACTGGTGGAACGGATCGCGGGGGAGTGCATGAGCTCCGCGTTCGCGACCTGGGCCCAGCGGATGGCGTTCGAGTACCTGACACGGGCGGCCCGCCCCGACGGGACGCTCCTCGACGGGGTGCGGCGGGGCACCACGATCGGGGCCACCGCGATGGCCCCGGCGCTGCGGGACCTCGCCGGCCTCGAACCGGTCCCCGTGGTCGCGACCCCGGCGCCGGACGGCGGGCTCGTCCTCGACGGACCGATCCGGTGGGCGTCGAACCTGTTCGACGACGCCGTGGTCGTCCTCCCGGTCCGGCTCGGCCCCGGCGACGACCGGGCCGTCGTGCGGATCTCCACGGCCGACGCAGGGGTGCACCGCGCGCCGCGGCCCGTCCTGCTCGCCCTGAACGGCACCGGATCCACCTCGGTCCGGCTCGACGGCGTACGGGTCCCTCCCGAGGCGGTGCTCGCCACCGACCTCCCGGCCTTCGTCGGGGCGATCCGGCCGACGTTCCTGCTGGTCCAGAGCGCGTTCTGCAGCGGGCTGGCGACCCGGTCGGCCGGTGCGGCCGTCGAGGCGGCGACCGGGGTGTCCGCGCCCCTGGCCCCGGACGCAGCGGCCGTCGCGGACCGTGCGGCCGACGTCCACGGGCGCCTGCACACCCTGGCCGCCGATCCCTCGGCGGCCGGCCCGGCCGAGTTGCTGCGCCTGCGCCTGGACGCGGCGACGACGGCCACCGACGCCACCCGGATCGAGTCCGTCGTCCGCGGCGGCGCGGGCTACGTGGCCGGGAGCGACGTGGCCCGCCGGCTGCGCGAGGGCGCCTTCCTCCCTGTCCAGGCACCGACGGAAGGACACCTGCGGTGGGAACTGTCGCGCTTGCGCTGA
- a CDS encoding ABC transporter permease, translating to MSTVAASRPARSDVPARSAALFAPVAGTLVAVGIWWLVTTVPSGPDSLVRAFAPQNAIPAIGVLAAEGVLAGDIATSLWRLLLGLLVAGVLGVAVGLAVGSSVLLEQGTRPVFQFLRMISPLAWAPVAIGVFGIGHRPVVFLVAAAAVWPIVLNVVAGVRAVDPQLTLVARSLGASRREILTTIVLPTVRPHLLTGVRLALGIGWVVLVPAEMLGVTSGLGYEILNSRDQLAYDKVMAVILVIGALGYALDTLARRLLGAGASSPRA from the coding sequence ATGAGCACCGTCGCAGCATCCCGCCCGGCCCGGTCCGACGTGCCCGCCAGGTCCGCGGCCCTGTTCGCCCCGGTTGCCGGGACCCTGGTGGCCGTCGGGATCTGGTGGCTGGTCACCACGGTGCCGTCCGGCCCGGACAGCCTGGTGCGCGCGTTCGCGCCGCAGAACGCGATCCCGGCGATCGGGGTCCTGGCCGCCGAGGGTGTGCTCGCCGGAGACATCGCCACCAGCCTCTGGCGGCTGCTGCTCGGGCTGCTCGTCGCCGGGGTGCTCGGTGTCGCCGTCGGGCTCGCCGTCGGCTCATCGGTGCTCCTGGAACAGGGGACCCGGCCGGTGTTCCAGTTCCTGCGGATGATCTCACCGCTGGCGTGGGCACCGGTGGCGATCGGGGTGTTCGGGATCGGTCACCGCCCGGTGGTGTTCCTGGTCGCCGCGGCCGCCGTCTGGCCGATCGTGCTCAACGTCGTCGCTGGGGTCCGTGCCGTCGACCCGCAGCTCACCCTCGTCGCGCGCTCGCTGGGCGCGAGCCGTCGCGAGATCCTGACGACGATCGTGCTGCCGACCGTCCGCCCGCACCTGCTCACCGGGGTGCGGCTCGCCCTGGGCATCGGCTGGGTCGTGCTGGTCCCCGCCGAGATGCTCGGCGTCACCTCCGGGCTCGGCTACGAGATCCTCAACTCCCGCGACCAGCTGGCCTACGACAAGGTGATGGCGGTGATCCTGGTGATCGGCGCGCTGGGGTACGCCCTCGACACCCTCGCACGACGGCTGCTGGGTGCGGGGGCGTCCTCGCCCCGGGCGTGA
- a CDS encoding hydroxyethylthiazole kinase yields MRELSWSDPEVSEGLRAIGAATPFCYGLTNYVAANLSANVLLAVGASPAIGAMPGAPAAFGAGASAVWINTAALMSSGPDTLTDAAGSAHSAGTPWVLDPVAFGAGAAAYDEIVRSLLAYRPTAIRGNASELIALGGGAGGRGVDSTADSAEAVPVITELAKRAGAVVAVSGPIDYVTDGDTTIAVPGGDPRLTRVTGAGCALGALTAAALAAIDDRLTAVAVAHALYAEAANRARPVRGSGSFAVALVDELSLLAE; encoded by the coding sequence TTGCGTGAATTGAGCTGGTCGGATCCCGAGGTGTCCGAGGGACTGCGAGCGATCGGTGCGGCTACCCCGTTCTGTTACGGCCTGACCAACTACGTCGCGGCGAACCTGAGCGCGAACGTGCTGCTCGCGGTCGGCGCGAGCCCGGCGATCGGCGCGATGCCGGGAGCTCCGGCCGCGTTCGGCGCCGGGGCTTCGGCGGTGTGGATCAACACCGCGGCGCTGATGAGCAGTGGTCCGGACACGCTGACCGACGCCGCCGGATCCGCGCACTCGGCGGGCACGCCGTGGGTGCTCGACCCGGTCGCGTTCGGTGCCGGTGCGGCCGCCTACGACGAGATCGTCCGATCCCTGCTGGCCTACCGGCCCACTGCGATCCGGGGCAACGCCTCCGAGCTCATCGCGCTCGGCGGCGGCGCGGGTGGCCGCGGGGTGGACAGCACCGCCGACTCCGCGGAGGCGGTACCGGTGATCACCGAGCTCGCGAAGCGGGCCGGCGCGGTCGTCGCCGTCTCCGGGCCGATCGACTACGTCACCGACGGGGACACCACGATCGCCGTGCCCGGGGGTGACCCGCGGCTGACCCGGGTCACCGGCGCGGGTTGCGCACTGGGCGCGCTGACTGCCGCCGCGCTGGCTGCGATCGACGACCGGCTGACCGCGGTCGCTGTCGCGCACGCGCTGTATGCCGAGGCGGCGAACCGGGCCCGTCCGGTGCGGGGGTCCGGCTCTTTCGCGGTCGCCCTGGTCGACGAGCTCTCCCTGCTGGCGGAGTAG
- a CDS encoding ABC transporter ATP-binding protein, producing the protein MSSPQADTTTGAVAGTPAIAARGLGHSYPGRRERVQALGPLDLTVVPGEFLVLVGASGCGKSTLLRLVAGFERPAEGGLSVAGRDPEPGVGAGVVFQQPRLFPWRTVGGNIDLALRYAGVGPADRAVARDGLLERVGLSGVADRRIWEISGGQQQRVAIARALAADRDLLLLDEPFGALDALTRERLQDDLRRVSHETGRTSVFVTHSADEAVFLGSRVVVLTARPGTVALDLRIDLPRSGVDAEGLRGSPEFAELRARVGAAVKEAAA; encoded by the coding sequence ATGTCCTCGCCGCAGGCTGACACCACGACCGGGGCGGTCGCCGGGACGCCCGCCATCGCGGCGCGCGGGCTGGGGCACTCCTATCCGGGCCGCCGGGAGCGGGTGCAGGCGCTGGGCCCGCTCGACCTCACCGTCGTGCCGGGGGAGTTCCTCGTGCTGGTCGGGGCGTCCGGCTGCGGCAAGTCCACCCTGCTGCGTCTGGTCGCCGGGTTCGAGCGGCCCGCCGAGGGCGGCTTGAGCGTCGCCGGTCGGGATCCCGAGCCGGGTGTCGGGGCCGGCGTGGTGTTCCAGCAGCCGCGGCTGTTCCCGTGGCGCACGGTCGGGGGCAACATCGACCTGGCCCTTCGCTACGCGGGCGTCGGTCCCGCCGACCGGGCCGTCGCCCGGGACGGGTTGCTGGAGCGGGTCGGGCTCTCCGGTGTCGCCGACCGGCGGATCTGGGAGATCTCCGGCGGCCAGCAGCAGCGGGTCGCGATCGCCAGGGCGCTGGCCGCGGACCGGGACCTGCTGCTCCTCGACGAGCCGTTCGGGGCGCTCGACGCGCTCACCCGCGAGCGGTTGCAGGACGACCTGCGCCGGGTCAGCCACGAGACCGGCCGGACCAGCGTGTTCGTCACGCACTCCGCGGACGAGGCGGTGTTCCTCGGCTCCCGCGTGGTCGTGCTGACCGCCCGTCCGGGGACGGTCGCGCTGGACCTTCGGATCGACCTGCCCCGCTCCGGCGTCGACGCCGAGGGCCTCCGCGGGTCCCCGGAGTTCGCCGAGCTGCGGGCGCGGGTCGGCGCGGCGGTGAAGGAGGCGGCGGCCTGA
- a CDS encoding putative leader peptide, giving the protein MRTFRLVKRRHVDLLRVIAAACPGSSPQA; this is encoded by the coding sequence GTGAGGACGTTCCGGCTGGTGAAGCGCCGCCACGTCGACCTGCTCAGGGTCATCGCGGCCGCCTGTCCCGGCTCCTCGCCGCAGGCCTGA
- a CDS encoding sulfurtransferase — MSEFVSVARLAADRAGTLVLDASVSRETGADGRVAYRPGHTVFAEGHLPGAVFADVVGAFSAPDAALPLTRPSASELGHAARELGIDPDTRVVVYDSLSGAWAARVWWLLRAAGHRDVRVLDGGRTAWGAGGGEIETGAVAPPGGGTWEPGPDANRWVDLDGVRAVAEGSRRGTLVCALRTPDFAAGHIPGSHHAAYNDLLDEGGLLRPDRADAVAASLSGAPGPLVLYCGGGINAAGLALALAGRGRDDVALYDGSLTEWRAAGLQLQTAPRA, encoded by the coding sequence GTGAGTGAGTTCGTCAGCGTCGCTCGACTGGCCGCCGACCGTGCGGGGACCCTCGTGCTCGACGCGAGTGTGTCCCGCGAGACCGGCGCGGACGGCCGCGTCGCCTACCGGCCCGGACACACGGTGTTCGCCGAGGGACACCTGCCGGGCGCGGTGTTCGCCGACGTGGTGGGGGCGTTCTCCGCGCCGGACGCGGCCCTCCCCCTGACCCGCCCGTCGGCGTCCGAGCTGGGGCACGCAGCCCGTGAGCTGGGGATCGACCCGGACACTCGCGTCGTGGTCTACGACTCGCTGAGCGGGGCCTGGGCCGCGCGGGTGTGGTGGCTGCTGCGCGCCGCCGGGCACCGGGATGTCCGCGTGCTCGACGGTGGCCGCACTGCCTGGGGCGCCGGTGGTGGAGAGATCGAGACCGGCGCGGTGGCCCCGCCGGGCGGCGGCACCTGGGAACCGGGGCCGGACGCGAACCGGTGGGTCGACCTCGACGGCGTCCGGGCCGTGGCTGAGGGCTCGCGCCGGGGGACGCTGGTGTGCGCGTTGCGGACGCCCGACTTCGCCGCAGGTCACATCCCCGGCTCGCACCACGCCGCCTACAACGACCTCCTCGACGAGGGCGGGCTGCTGCGCCCGGACCGTGCCGACGCGGTCGCGGCGTCGCTGTCGGGTGCACCCGGGCCGCTGGTGCTCTACTGCGGCGGGGGGATCAATGCGGCCGGGCTGGCGCTCGCGCTGGCCGGGCGGGGACGCGACGACGTCGCCCTCTACGACGGATCGCTCACCGAGTGGCGGGCCGCTGGTCTGCAGCTGCAGACCGCGCCGCGCGCGTGA
- a CDS encoding ABC transporter ATP-binding protein, with product MGTVALALNGGVRRYGPRTVLDGVDLEVGRGARQIVLGPTGSGKSTLLRLLAGLEEPDAGTVERPGDPVTATVFQEPLLLPWLTVRDNVGLGGRYRANRGRYDSGHAGALLERLGMSAHADDLPAALSGGQAQRVAIARGMAIRPDVLLLDEPFGALDPATRAELQVWLRELAESEGLTLVLVTHDVDEALYLGTHVAALDGAGGIGGRWTPEPSAAPGGHPLRDEVLAGYRSQAVGAR from the coding sequence GTGGGAACTGTCGCGCTTGCGCTGAACGGCGGCGTCCGCCGCTACGGACCACGGACCGTCCTGGACGGCGTCGACCTGGAGGTCGGCCGGGGCGCCCGGCAGATCGTGCTGGGCCCGACCGGGAGCGGGAAGTCGACGCTGCTGCGGCTGCTCGCCGGGCTGGAGGAACCGGACGCGGGGACGGTCGAGCGGCCGGGCGACCCCGTCACCGCGACGGTGTTCCAGGAACCGCTGCTGCTGCCGTGGCTGACCGTGCGGGACAACGTCGGGCTCGGTGGCCGCTACCGCGCCAACCGGGGCCGCTACGACTCCGGGCACGCCGGCGCGCTGCTGGAGCGGCTCGGCATGTCCGCGCACGCCGACGACCTGCCCGCGGCGCTCTCGGGTGGTCAGGCCCAGCGGGTGGCGATCGCCCGGGGGATGGCGATCCGCCCCGACGTGCTGCTGCTCGACGAGCCGTTCGGCGCGCTGGACCCGGCGACCCGGGCGGAGCTGCAGGTATGGCTGCGCGAGCTCGCCGAGTCCGAGGGGCTCACCCTGGTCCTGGTCACCCACGACGTCGACGAGGCCCTCTACCTCGGCACGCACGTCGCGGCCCTCGACGGTGCCGGCGGCATCGGCGGGCGCTGGACCCCGGAACCCTCCGCCGCGCCCGGCGGGCACCCGCTGCGCGACGAGGTGCTCGCCGGGTACCGGTCCCAGGCGGTGGGCGCCCGGTGA